The proteins below are encoded in one region of Helicoverpa zea isolate HzStark_Cry1AcR chromosome 21, ilHelZeax1.1, whole genome shotgun sequence:
- the LOC124641016 gene encoding uncharacterized protein LOC124641016: protein MFRIFILLYGLSLTQAYKVKVSGKFSLGNDLARAFNELCTQLVDKGIVPQEVVDNIMNKEKDQEDSEDKENQEQKAPLWDRHEDGAQNYDDKTKKVKRKDKATQDDNAPVLDKMLQNNAEKMHLYGYHKQPSNKPEDFTGKPLNNVHV from the exons ATGTTTCGTATATTCATTCTTCTATATG GTCTTTCACTGACCCAAGCGTACAAAGTGAAGGTTTCAGGAAAATTTTCATTAGGAAACGATCTTGCCAGGGCCTTCAATGAATTGTGCACCCAATTGGTCGACAAGGGAATTGTACCCCAAGAGGTGGTAGATAACATTATGAACAAAGAAAAGGACCAGGAAGATTCTGAGGACAAAGAAAATCAGGAGCAAAAGGCACCACTTTGGGATAGACACGAAGATGGTGCACAGAATTACgatgacaaaacaaaaaaggtcAAGAGAAAAGATAAGGCGACACAGGACGATAATGCTCCCGTGTTGGACAAAATGTTGCAGAACAATGCAGAAAAGATGCATTTGTACGGCTACCATAAGCAACCGAGCAATAAGCCCGAAGATTTTACTGGGAAACCTTTGAATAATGTACATGTGTAA